The Curtobacterium sp. MCSS17_015 genomic sequence AACTCGCAGCACGAGAACACCGGCACCACCGGTGCACCCGTCTGGGAGCACGCCAGCCCGAACGTCGCCCCGAAGGGCACGGCGACCGCCACGACGACGAACGCCGTCGTGAAGGCCGGCAAGGTCTACGTGAACAACGGCTTCTGGGACACCTACCGCACGGTCTGGCCGCTGTACTCGATGCTCTACCCGGACGTCGCCGAGCAGCTCGTCGACGGGTTCGTGCAGCAGTACCGCGACGGTGGATGGACGCCGCGTTGGTCCTCGCCGGGCTACGCCGACCTGATGACCGGCACGAGTTCCGACGTCGCGTTCGCCACCGCCTACCTCGACGGTGCGCTGGACACGAAGACCGCGCTCGAGGCCTTCGACGCCGGTTACAAGAACGCCACGACCGTCTCCACCGACGTCTCCGGAGCAGGACGCAAGGCACTCGACCAGTCCGCCTTCCTCGGCTACGTGCCGGACTCACTGCACGAGAGCGTCTCGTGGGGGCTCGAGGGCACCATCAACGACCACGGTCTGGCGAAGATGGCCGAGGCGTTGGCGAAGGACCCGGCCACCCCCGCTGACCGCGTCGAGGAGCTGGAGACCGCCGCGGCCTACTTGAACGACCGGGCCGAGGACTACGTCAACCTGTTCGACCCGGACGCCGGGTTCTTCCAGGGCCGGAACGCCGACGGGTCGTTCGAGGTCCCGGCGGAGGAGTTCGACCCCGCCGAGTGGGGCGGCGCTTTCACCGAGACCGACGGCTGGAACTTCGCGTTCCACGCTCCCTTCGACGTGCAGGGCCTCGCGGGTCTGTACGGCGGCGACGAGCAGCTCATCGCGAAGCTCAAGGAGTTCTACGCGACGCCCGAGACGGCCGAGAACGTCGGCTCGTACGGCGGTCAGATCCACGAGATGCTCGAGGCGCGCTCGGTCCGGATGGGCCAGCTCGGCATGAGCAACCAGGTCTCGCACCACATCCCGTACATCGCGGCAGCCGCGGGCGACCCCTCGCTCACGCAGCAGGTCGTCCGCGAGAGCCTGCGGCGCCTGTTCGTCGGCAGCGACATCGGGCAGGGCTACACCGGCGACGAGGACAACGGCGAGATGTCGTCGTGGTTCGTGTTCTCCGCGCTCGGTTTCTACCCGCTCGCCCAGGGCTCCGGCCAGTACACGATCGGCTCGCCGCTGTTCTCAGAGGCGACCGTGCACCTGCCCGGTGGCGACCTGCGCGTCAACGCGGCGGGCAACAGCGCGCAGAACGTCCACGTGCAGTCGGCCTCGTTCAACGGCGAGGCCCTGGACCGTGCGGTCATCGCGCAGTCCGACATCGCGAAGGGCGGCACGCTCGACTTCCGCATGGGGTCGACCGCGTCGAACTGGGGCGCTGGCAAGACCCAGGGTGCGGAGGGGCTCGACGCCCCGGCCGTCGCGCCGAAGCCGCTCGTCGACGCCACGACCTCCGGGTTCGGCACCACGACGAGCGACGACGACACCGCTGTCGGCGCACTGACCGACGACGAGTCGCTCACCGCGACGACGTTCTCGAGCGCCACCCCGGCGATCACCTGGAAGTCGTCGCAGGGCCCGGTGACCGTCGACCAGTACACGCTCACCACCGCGGCGAGCGGCGCCCAGCCGACCTCGTGGAAGCTCGAGGGCTCCAGCGACGGCAGCACGTGGGTGCCGCTGTCGACCGTCGCGAAGAGCACCTTCGACGCGCCGCTCCAGACCCGTCCGACCACGATCGCGCACCCGGCGGCGCTGACCTGGTACCGCCTGTCGGTCACCGGGACGAGCACGGGGAAGGCGCCGTCGATCGGGGAGTTCGAACTCCTCGCCGACAGCGGGAAGACCACCAGTGCGTTCGCCGTCGAACCGACGCCGGGGCTCACCGCGGAGGTCGGACAGCCGTTCGCCGGCACGGTCGCTGCGGTCACCGGACCGGGCACGAAGGCGTCCGACTACACGGTGACCGTGGACTGGCAGGACGGTGCGGGCCCGCAGGAGGTCACGCCGATCCGGTCGGCGCTCGGCGCGTGGGAGGTGCCCGGCGACCACGTGTTCGACACCGCCGGTGCCCACACGGTGCATGTCGTGGTCCGCTCCGGCACGGAGCAGGCCAGCATCGACACCACGGTGACGGTCTCGCGAACCGCTCCGAGCCTCCAGGGCGCGTACGACAACGTCTGTCTCGGTGATCCTGGTCAGGCCGCGAACTGCGACTTCGGAGGCCGGGGGTTCTCCCGCTCGGCGCTCGCCGCCGACGGGTTCACCCAGGGTGCGACGAACGCCGTGCCGGGGACCGACCTGACGTTCGACCTCCCCGCCGTGGAGCCCGGCGAGCCGGACAACGCGACCGGGAACGGTCAGACCATCCCGGTCCCGACCGGCACCGACATCACCCAGCTCGCCGTCATCGGCACCGCGAACGAGCGGGCACAGCAGACCGTCGGCACGATCCGGTACTCGGACGGGACGACCGCCGACCTGCCGATCGAGTTCGGCGACTGGACGGCCTCGCTCGCGGCACCGCGGTTCGGCGACACGCTCGTCGCGACGAGCGACCACCGCACCGTCGGGGTGAACGGCAGCGACCGGGCGGCGGCAGGGGTCTTCGCGACCCCGGTCACCACCGTGCCCGCCGGCAAGCAGGCCGTCTCGATCACGCTGCCGACCCAGACCGGCTCGCCGTCGAGCGCAGGACGGATCCACGTCTTCGCGATCGCGACGAACGGCACGCGCGTGCCGACGACGGCGCTCACGGCCACGGCCGGTGCACGCCTGAGCGGTACCGCCGGCGAGGAGGTCTCGGGCACGCTCGCGACCGCCACCGGCGGCACGATCGGGACCGGCACCACGACCGCGACCGTGAACTGGGGCGACGGATCACCGCTCGAGACCGCGACGGTGACGGTCACCGACGGCACCGCGACCGTCACCGGTGCGCACACGTACGCGACGGCGGGCAGCCGGGAGGCCGTGGTCACGGTCGACGACGGCACCGGCAGCGCCAGCGTGCGGACGCCGGTCGAGATCGCGGCAGCTCCGGTGTGGACGCCGACCCTCACCACCTCGGCCGGGTCGGGGGTCCGTCCGCGGGCCACCGTCCACGTCACGGGTGCCGGGTTCGCCGCAGGCGAGACGGTCACGGTCAACGTCGACGGGGCGGCCGCAGGCAGCACCGCGGTCGTCGCGGCCGACGGGTCGGTCGCCTTCGACGTCACGGCTCCGGGGCGCCCGGGCAGCCACAGCGTCTCGGCGGTCGGTGACCGCTCGGCGACCCTCGCGACCGTGGCCTTCCAGGTCGTCGTCCCCGGCAACGGCGGGGGCAACGGTGGCGGGAACGGCGGGGGTGGCGACGGCGGCGGCTCCGGGAACGGGGGCGGCAACGGCGGTCCCGGCCACGGCGGCGGCCACGGCTCGTGGGCGCCGGAGTTCCGGCTCCTCGCCGGGTCCGGCACCGAGGGCACCGTCGTCGGCTACTCGGGCAGCGGCTTCGCGCCGAACGAGCGGGTCACGCTCACCCTGCACAGCAAGCCCCTCGCGCTCGGTACGGTGACGGCGAACGCCGACGGCGTCCTCAGCGGCTCCTTCACGGTCCCGTCGGCGGCGCGACCCGGTGCCCACGAGGTCCAGGCGCGCGGAGCGACGTCGGCCGTCACGGTGAGCGCCGCGTTCCGGGTCCTCGCCCGGCCCGCAGCAGACGCCGGACGCGCACCGGCCGAGCCCAGGAACTGGGACGGGCTCGCGTACACCGGGTCCGACGTCGACCCCGCACGCTGGGGGCTCGTCGCCGGCGCGTTGGTCGCCCTCGGCGCGGCCGTCACCGCAGCGGTCGCGGCGGTGCGCCGGCGTCGTCCGTCCTGGGCCGGATCAGCCCTCCGCCCCGGTGTCGTCGTCCGCGGCGCCGACGGGCTTCGACTCCGGTGACCCGCGCTCGCGGAGGAACACCGACAGCGCCGCCATGCTGCCGACGGCCAGGAACTCCGACTGCCAGTTCTGCAGCGTGCGGTTCCAGAAGTCGGCGCTGACGACGTACTGCGCCCAGGTCACCGGCGCCTCCAGGTCGAGCAGCTGTTCCTCGTCGTACGACACGGCTCCCGCCGCGGACTGGGCGGCCCAGGACAGCAGGAACACCGCGCCCATCACCAGGAGCAGTGAGTGCGAGAACACTGCCTGCCTGAGACCGCCGACGGCGGCCCATCGGGGGGACCGTGGCCCGGCGTGGGCACCGACCTCCTGGTCCTCGTCGGACTCGAGTCCG encodes the following:
- a CDS encoding GH92 family glycosyl hydrolase translates to MHQISGRRGGFGTRATAVVLGAALAASGALLGAVPAQAASGPFTTSFEEGDRAPLANTPLTPSTTVTGSTLPPGSLLGHVTGVTADAENPPNEVAASLADGNPGSKWLAFRSTGVVTYRLDQPETLRAYSLTSANDAPGRDPAAWTLEGSTDGTTWTTVDTQTAQTFTGRGKTNEYTAATPGSYDRYRLRITQNSGDGITQLADWSISDGSTTPPPPSPMVTQVGNGPVSGLNIRSTVGFSGTKALRYAGAHVAAGAASATNVLYDDVAMPITADSELSYKLFPELNGDTTYPATYAAVDLQLTDGSLVSADPQVTDENGNRVSAEALGAGKVFFVDQWNSIRIPLGALAGKTVDKVLFTYDDDAEGTSASTKFQGWVDGIRIDPAAERIDGSSLTNYVDTRRGTNSSGGFSRGNNIPAAAVPNGFNFWTPMTDASSQSWEYSWQSDNDAANLPRLQGIGISHEPSPWMGDRNQLAIMPSTSGTTPDASLGARALAFDHADEVARPDLYSVKTTSGTVAEVTPSDHGAVLRFAFPSSSGSVVLDNVGSDERTSITMGDDGTVTGWTEGGSGLSVGATRMFFAGRFDTDPSGTGTAAGNRSSARYASFSGLTGDRVVELRLATSFISLDQARHNADLELTGKSFGQVQQAAAAQWNDRLGVVTVPQTAASDSQLQALYGSLYRMNLYPNSQHENTGTTGAPVWEHASPNVAPKGTATATTTNAVVKAGKVYVNNGFWDTYRTVWPLYSMLYPDVAEQLVDGFVQQYRDGGWTPRWSSPGYADLMTGTSSDVAFATAYLDGALDTKTALEAFDAGYKNATTVSTDVSGAGRKALDQSAFLGYVPDSLHESVSWGLEGTINDHGLAKMAEALAKDPATPADRVEELETAAAYLNDRAEDYVNLFDPDAGFFQGRNADGSFEVPAEEFDPAEWGGAFTETDGWNFAFHAPFDVQGLAGLYGGDEQLIAKLKEFYATPETAENVGSYGGQIHEMLEARSVRMGQLGMSNQVSHHIPYIAAAAGDPSLTQQVVRESLRRLFVGSDIGQGYTGDEDNGEMSSWFVFSALGFYPLAQGSGQYTIGSPLFSEATVHLPGGDLRVNAAGNSAQNVHVQSASFNGEALDRAVIAQSDIAKGGTLDFRMGSTASNWGAGKTQGAEGLDAPAVAPKPLVDATTSGFGTTTSDDDTAVGALTDDESLTATTFSSATPAITWKSSQGPVTVDQYTLTTAASGAQPTSWKLEGSSDGSTWVPLSTVAKSTFDAPLQTRPTTIAHPAALTWYRLSVTGTSTGKAPSIGEFELLADSGKTTSAFAVEPTPGLTAEVGQPFAGTVAAVTGPGTKASDYTVTVDWQDGAGPQEVTPIRSALGAWEVPGDHVFDTAGAHTVHVVVRSGTEQASIDTTVTVSRTAPSLQGAYDNVCLGDPGQAANCDFGGRGFSRSALAADGFTQGATNAVPGTDLTFDLPAVEPGEPDNATGNGQTIPVPTGTDITQLAVIGTANERAQQTVGTIRYSDGTTADLPIEFGDWTASLAAPRFGDTLVATSDHRTVGVNGSDRAAAGVFATPVTTVPAGKQAVSITLPTQTGSPSSAGRIHVFAIATNGTRVPTTALTATAGARLSGTAGEEVSGTLATATGGTIGTGTTTATVNWGDGSPLETATVTVTDGTATVTGAHTYATAGSREAVVTVDDGTGSASVRTPVEIAAAPVWTPTLTTSAGSGVRPRATVHVTGAGFAAGETVTVNVDGAAAGSTAVVAADGSVAFDVTAPGRPGSHSVSAVGDRSATLATVAFQVVVPGNGGGNGGGNGGGGDGGGSGNGGGNGGPGHGGGHGSWAPEFRLLAGSGTEGTVVGYSGSGFAPNERVTLTLHSKPLALGTVTANADGVLSGSFTVPSAARPGAHEVQARGATSAVTVSAAFRVLARPAADAGRAPAEPRNWDGLAYTGSDVDPARWGLVAGALVALGAAVTAAVAAVRRRRPSWAGSALRPGVVVRGADGLRLR
- a CDS encoding DUF6766 family protein codes for the protein MLSRPGLVRRFLRDNSLGLFFGALFLAAVVGQSFAGWSAFNDTQTASGLLPIGYVEYVTSSSFTTDVAENWQSEYLQFLLYIWATVWFVQRGSPESKELDQRGLESDEDQEVGAHAGPRSPRWAAVGGLRQAVFSHSLLLVMGAVFLLSWAAQSAAGAVSYDEEQLLDLEAPVTWAQYVVSADFWNRTLQNWQSEFLAVGSMAALSVFLRERGSPESKPVGAADDDTGAEG